One region of Termitidicoccus mucosus genomic DNA includes:
- a CDS encoding AIR synthase related protein: MSLSYESSGVSYDQLDAFKRACQRAARTTAGLLAPHGYAEPAATRGESAYLIEAADHFLAHVEEGLGTKNLVADAYYEATGGAKGGGKCFYREIAIDTVATIVNDLVTCGALPISVAMHAAVGDSAWFADEVRASALVEGFAEGCRRAGAVWGGGETPTLRDIVNPGTIVLAGSAIGKISPKNLRITGDVREGDAIIFLASSGVQTNGLTLCRKIASRLPQGYLTPIGHGDARTFGEALLAPSVIYVDFVRACQQRSLKLNYVAHVTGHGWRKLMRLEEPFVYEITAPRPAPALFQFLAEAGPISLREMYNTFNQGIGFAAYVAPGIAGAVVAAARDCGHDAWIAGRVKKEGPRKAVEIPSLGLVYEGDTLQVR; this comes from the coding sequence ATGTCGCTCTCCTACGAATCTTCCGGTGTCAGCTACGATCAACTCGACGCGTTCAAGCGCGCCTGCCAGCGCGCCGCGCGCACCACCGCCGGACTTCTTGCCCCGCACGGCTATGCCGAGCCCGCGGCCACGCGTGGCGAAAGCGCCTATCTCATCGAGGCCGCCGATCATTTTCTCGCCCATGTCGAGGAAGGGCTGGGCACCAAGAATCTCGTCGCCGACGCCTATTACGAGGCCACCGGCGGCGCAAAAGGCGGCGGCAAATGCTTCTATCGCGAAATCGCCATCGACACCGTCGCCACCATCGTCAACGACCTCGTCACTTGCGGGGCGCTGCCCATTTCCGTCGCCATGCACGCCGCCGTCGGCGATTCCGCGTGGTTCGCCGACGAAGTCCGCGCCAGCGCGCTCGTCGAGGGTTTTGCCGAGGGCTGCCGCCGCGCCGGCGCGGTCTGGGGCGGCGGTGAGACGCCCACGCTGCGCGACATCGTCAACCCCGGCACGATCGTGCTCGCCGGCTCCGCCATCGGAAAAATCTCGCCGAAAAATCTCCGCATCACCGGCGATGTGCGCGAGGGCGACGCCATCATCTTTCTCGCCTCCTCCGGCGTGCAGACCAACGGCCTCACGCTCTGCCGGAAAATCGCCTCCCGCCTCCCGCAAGGCTACCTCACGCCCATCGGCCACGGCGACGCGCGGACTTTTGGCGAGGCGCTTCTGGCCCCTTCGGTCATCTATGTGGACTTCGTGCGCGCCTGCCAGCAACGCAGCCTCAAGCTCAACTATGTCGCCCACGTGACCGGCCATGGCTGGCGCAAGCTCATGCGGCTGGAGGAGCCCTTCGTTTACGAGATCACCGCGCCCCGCCCGGCTCCCGCGCTTTTCCAATTCCTCGCCGAGGCCGGTCCCATTTCCCTGCGCGAGATGTATAACACTTTCAACCAAGGAATCGGGTTTGCCGCCTATGTCGCTCCGGGCATCGCCGGTGCCGTGGTCGCCGCGGCCCGCGATTGCGGGCACGATGCGTGGATCGCCGGACGCGTGAAAAAAGAAGGCCCGCGCAAGGCGGTAGAGATTCCCTCGCTCGGCCTGGTTTACGAGGGCGACACGCTGCAGGTGCGCTGA
- the recD2 gene encoding SF1B family DNA helicase RecD2 — translation MASSSPQPSSSRPAARATAPAAPDTLAGVLERIIFLNEENHYTIAEFRPDGAREKITIVGPLPGAQCGETLHLRGRWTRHAQHGDQFKVESFTAELPSSVYGIRKYLGSGLVPGIGKVYANKIVDAFGTDTLRVLSEESARLRSVPGIGKVRAAAIKKAWDDQRALREIHIFLQTYGVTTSQCVKLINRYGAEAMQIIQREPYRVARDIDGIGFKTADRIAINLGFANDAPPRLDAGLLFAMETLQEEGHTAIREADLRDHAAALLETSPDLVTGRIAALIEKKELVAHAETGADAIPASAASAGAAPAPLPGSALVQLPFLDRAEQKIAATLARLLRVPGGLPAIKHEAAVQWAEQKAGLVFADRQRAAITAALVSKISILTGGPGTGKTASLRALVDILKAKRVRVHLAAPTGRAAQRLAESTGGFASTIHRLLKYDPAKGGFSANENTPLATDFLIVDEASMLDTRLASALFQAIPSRAHLLLVGDTDQLPSVGAGNVLKDIIAVATGDGDVTGDKYQVSGYRTPSALPRSVRIPVTRLDVIHRQKGQSQIVTTAHAINNGDAALPPATPELANIQAWGDLTFVIADSPDDCLRKTIALCTEFIPRHFHYFHPVRDVQILAPMHKGAAGVANLNQQLQAALNPHARAQRTLSGDYRPGDKVIQLRNNYDKNLFNGDIGTILAADAETGALTIDFDGEKHDFQRGETGDLALAYAISIHKSQGSEYPVVIIPLLKAHFMMLQRNLLYTAITRGKKKVFIVGEPAAYGMSVRNAESKHRTTHLREKITEALAH, via the coding sequence CTTGCCGGCGTGCTTGAGCGCATCATCTTTCTCAACGAGGAAAACCACTACACCATCGCCGAGTTCCGCCCCGACGGCGCGCGCGAAAAAATCACCATCGTCGGCCCGCTCCCCGGCGCGCAATGCGGCGAAACCCTCCACCTCCGCGGCCGGTGGACGCGCCACGCGCAGCACGGCGACCAGTTCAAGGTCGAATCCTTCACCGCCGAGCTGCCCTCCTCCGTTTACGGCATCCGCAAATACCTCGGCAGCGGCCTCGTCCCCGGCATCGGCAAGGTCTACGCCAACAAGATCGTCGACGCCTTCGGCACCGACACTCTCCGCGTCCTCTCCGAGGAATCCGCGCGCCTGCGCAGCGTCCCCGGCATCGGCAAAGTCCGCGCCGCCGCCATCAAAAAAGCCTGGGACGACCAGCGCGCCCTCCGCGAAATCCACATTTTTCTCCAGACCTACGGCGTCACCACCTCGCAGTGCGTAAAACTCATCAACCGCTACGGCGCCGAGGCGATGCAGATCATCCAGCGCGAGCCCTACCGGGTCGCCCGCGACATCGACGGCATCGGCTTCAAGACCGCCGACCGCATCGCCATCAACCTCGGTTTCGCCAACGACGCCCCGCCCCGCCTCGACGCCGGCCTGCTCTTCGCCATGGAAACGCTCCAGGAGGAAGGCCACACCGCCATCCGCGAAGCCGACCTCCGCGACCACGCCGCCGCGCTCCTCGAAACATCCCCCGACCTCGTCACCGGGCGCATCGCCGCGCTCATTGAAAAAAAGGAACTCGTCGCGCACGCGGAAACCGGCGCCGACGCCATCCCTGCATCCGCCGCCAGCGCCGGAGCCGCGCCGGCGCCCCTGCCCGGCTCCGCCCTCGTCCAGCTTCCCTTCCTCGACCGCGCCGAGCAGAAAATCGCCGCCACCCTCGCGCGCCTCCTCCGCGTTCCCGGCGGCCTCCCCGCCATCAAACACGAAGCCGCCGTGCAATGGGCCGAACAAAAAGCCGGCCTCGTCTTCGCCGACAGGCAGCGCGCCGCCATCACCGCCGCCTTGGTATCCAAGATTTCGATACTCACCGGCGGCCCCGGCACGGGCAAGACCGCGTCCCTCCGCGCCCTCGTCGACATCCTCAAGGCCAAGCGCGTGCGCGTGCACCTCGCCGCGCCCACCGGACGCGCCGCGCAACGCCTCGCCGAATCCACCGGCGGCTTTGCCAGCACCATCCACCGCCTCCTCAAATACGACCCCGCCAAGGGCGGCTTCTCCGCCAACGAAAACACCCCGCTCGCCACCGACTTCCTCATCGTGGACGAAGCCTCGATGCTCGACACCCGCCTCGCCTCCGCGCTTTTCCAGGCCATCCCCTCGCGCGCCCACCTCCTCCTCGTCGGCGACACCGACCAGCTCCCCAGCGTCGGAGCCGGCAACGTCCTCAAGGACATCATCGCCGTCGCCACCGGCGACGGCGATGTGACAGGTGACAAGTATCAAGTATCAGGATACAGAACCCCCTCCGCGCTGCCGCGCTCCGTCCGCATTCCGGTGACCCGCCTCGATGTCATCCACCGCCAGAAAGGCCAGAGCCAGATCGTCACCACCGCGCACGCCATCAACAACGGCGACGCCGCGCTCCCGCCCGCCACACCCGAGCTCGCCAACATCCAGGCCTGGGGCGACCTCACCTTCGTCATCGCCGACTCCCCCGACGACTGCCTGCGCAAAACCATCGCCCTCTGCACCGAGTTCATCCCGCGCCACTTCCACTATTTCCATCCCGTCCGCGACGTGCAGATCCTCGCGCCCATGCACAAGGGCGCGGCCGGCGTCGCCAACCTCAACCAGCAGCTTCAGGCCGCGCTCAACCCCCACGCCCGCGCCCAGCGCACGCTCAGCGGCGATTACCGTCCCGGCGACAAAGTCATCCAGCTCCGCAACAACTACGACAAAAACCTCTTCAATGGCGACATCGGCACCATCCTCGCCGCCGACGCGGAGACGGGCGCGCTCACAATTGATTTCGACGGCGAGAAACACGACTTCCAGCGCGGCGAGACCGGCGACCTCGCCCTCGCCTACGCCATCAGCATCCACAAAAGCCAGGGCAGCGAGTATCCCGTTGTCATTATCCCGCTGCTCAAGGCGCACTTCATGATGCTCCAGCGCAACCTGCTCTACACGGCGATCACGCGCGGAAAGAAAAAAGTCTTCATCGTCGGCGAGCCCGCCGCCTACGGCATGTCCGTCCGCAACGCCGAGTCCAAGCACCGCACCACCCATCTCCGGGAAAAAATCACCGAAGCGCTGGCGCACTAG
- a CDS encoding tyrosine-type recombinase/integrase, which produces MKPNKFVVTQFKNSNGTTAWRVDGRLHGVRIRKNFKTREEAAAEKASLEIKALQTSAGMRQIATTLTEEQAREAEALFQRMTGKTHSLSFYVDFAIEHYREPEHQKTLAAAIAEYVAAKEHEFDQQYISLPQLNRITWDLRRLEKQFPKKSVAEITVPELVVFLGSRKPCMKTFNNQRGTLGTFFKFCFHRGWVTENPILKVPHYRIRQRRGAAKTFSTAQAQELMEHFETFEGGRWIPYFALCLFAGIRPGVPDGEITKIKPEDVSLKTGIIHVSAEASKVREPRKIVIQPNLAAWLRAYPLDKFPIVVGDFQKRRAKFKDRFHLTHDVLRHTFISMFVGKFRSIGEAAIQAGNSESIIRKHYLDLKSTEEAEAFFSIMPKHVALPLAATQSSGAGQSANNSVEASESNCLQAA; this is translated from the coding sequence GTGAAACCCAACAAATTCGTCGTTACTCAGTTCAAAAATAGCAACGGCACCACAGCATGGCGCGTCGATGGACGCCTGCATGGCGTTCGCATCAGGAAAAACTTCAAAACGCGGGAGGAGGCTGCCGCCGAAAAGGCCTCGCTTGAGATCAAGGCGCTGCAAACCAGCGCCGGCATGCGTCAGATCGCGACGACATTGACCGAGGAACAAGCACGCGAGGCCGAGGCGCTGTTTCAACGCATGACGGGCAAAACGCACTCGCTTTCGTTCTACGTCGATTTCGCCATCGAGCATTACCGCGAACCGGAGCACCAGAAAACGTTGGCCGCTGCCATCGCTGAGTATGTTGCCGCCAAGGAGCACGAGTTCGACCAGCAATATATCTCCCTTCCCCAGCTCAACCGCATTACTTGGGATTTAAGAAGACTGGAAAAGCAGTTCCCCAAAAAGTCCGTCGCGGAGATCACCGTGCCTGAACTCGTGGTGTTTTTGGGGTCCCGCAAGCCCTGCATGAAAACATTCAACAACCAACGCGGCACACTCGGCACGTTTTTCAAGTTCTGTTTTCACCGTGGCTGGGTCACCGAAAACCCGATCTTAAAAGTGCCGCATTATCGCATTCGTCAACGACGCGGCGCCGCAAAAACGTTCAGCACGGCGCAGGCCCAAGAACTGATGGAACATTTCGAGACCTTCGAAGGCGGACGCTGGATTCCCTATTTTGCGCTTTGCCTGTTTGCCGGCATTCGCCCCGGTGTTCCGGATGGCGAGATCACAAAAATCAAACCCGAGGACGTAAGCCTGAAAACGGGGATCATCCATGTCTCCGCCGAGGCTTCGAAAGTGCGCGAACCGCGTAAAATCGTCATACAGCCGAATCTGGCGGCATGGCTACGCGCATATCCGCTGGACAAATTTCCAATCGTCGTGGGCGACTTTCAGAAACGGCGGGCCAAATTCAAAGACCGGTTCCATCTTACGCATGACGTGCTGCGGCACACATTTATATCGATGTTTGTTGGCAAATTCCGCTCCATCGGCGAAGCGGCAATACAGGCGGGCAACTCGGAGAGCATAATCCGCAAGCACTATCTTGATCTGAAAAGCACTGAGGAAGCCGAGGCGTTTTTCTCGATCATGCCCAAACATGTGGCGCTCCCACTTGCTGCCACGCAATCCTCCGGTGCCGGCCAGTCGGCGAATAACTCTGTCGAGGCATCC